One region of Gossypium raimondii isolate GPD5lz chromosome 6, ASM2569854v1, whole genome shotgun sequence genomic DNA includes:
- the LOC105773067 gene encoding PHD finger protein ALFIN-LIKE 4 isoform X2: MPFSLLHSLFLSYANILVFSFLPPVNGGNYSIRIRTVEDVFSDFKSRRAALIKALTTEKDNLCLFGYPNRRWEVNQPVAYLPPEIPEPTLGISFCRNGMQRKDWFSLVSVQSDAWLLAVAYFWGARFDQADRDRLFTMINDLPTLYDIVTESAWAQAKEKSSVSSNSSNKPLSTANARGSESAEFSISMQTFYEERVSEVEDDDKEHGETLCTACGQYGSDEFWICCDICERWYHCKCVKITPTKAVQIKLYKCPSFGNRRGRPSH; this comes from the exons ATGCCTTTCTCCCTTCTTCATTCCCTTTTCCTCTCCTATGCTAATATacttgttttctcttttctgcCTCCAGTAAATGGAGGAAACTACTCAATACGAATTAGAACTGTAGAGGACGTCTTTAGCGACTTCAAAAGCCGTCGTGCCGCCTTGATCAAAGCCTTAACCACCG AGAAGGACAACCTTTGCTTGTTTGGATATCCAAATCGGCGGTGGGAAGTTAATCAACCTGTTGCCTATTTACCTCCAGAGATACCGGAGCCTACATTAGGTATTAGCTTTTGTAGAAATGGGATGCAAAGAAAGGACtggttctcacttgtttctgtTCAAAGTGATGCATGGTTACTAGCAGTGGCTTATTTTTGGGGGGCTAGGTTTGATCAAGCTGACAG GGATCGTCTCTTCACTATGATTAATGATCTCCCTACATTATATGATATTGTTACTGAAAGTGCCTGGGCACAGGCAAAGGAGAAATCATCAGTTTCTAGTAATAGCAGCAACAAACCCCTGTCAACTGCAAATGCT AGAGGGTCTGAATCTGCCGAGTTCTCAATAAGCATGCAAACATTTTATGAAGAAAGGGTATCGGAAGTGGAAGATGATGACAAGGAGCATGGGGAAACATTATGTACTGCATGTGGACAATATGGTTCAGATGAGTTTTGGATATGTTGTGACATATGTGAAAGATGGTATCATTGCAAATGTGTGAAGATTACCCCTACCAAAGCTGTGCAAATCAAGCTATACAAATGCCCCTCTTTCGGCAACAGGAGAGGAAGGCCTTCACATTAA
- the LOC105773067 gene encoding PHD finger protein ALFIN-LIKE 4 isoform X1 encodes MPFSLLHSLFLSYANILVFSFLPPVNGGNYSIRIRTVEDVFSDFKSRRAALIKALTTDAEELYERCDPKKDNLCLFGYPNRRWEVNQPVAYLPPEIPEPTLGISFCRNGMQRKDWFSLVSVQSDAWLLAVAYFWGARFDQADRDRLFTMINDLPTLYDIVTESAWAQAKEKSSVSSNSSNKPLSTANARGSESAEFSISMQTFYEERVSEVEDDDKEHGETLCTACGQYGSDEFWICCDICERWYHCKCVKITPTKAVQIKLYKCPSFGNRRGRPSH; translated from the exons ATGCCTTTCTCCCTTCTTCATTCCCTTTTCCTCTCCTATGCTAATATacttgttttctcttttctgcCTCCAGTAAATGGAGGAAACTACTCAATACGAATTAGAACTGTAGAGGACGTCTTTAGCGACTTCAAAAGCCGTCGTGCCGCCTTGATCAAAGCCTTAACCACCG ATGCTGAAGAATTGTATGAGCGGTGCGATCCTA AGAAGGACAACCTTTGCTTGTTTGGATATCCAAATCGGCGGTGGGAAGTTAATCAACCTGTTGCCTATTTACCTCCAGAGATACCGGAGCCTACATTAGGTATTAGCTTTTGTAGAAATGGGATGCAAAGAAAGGACtggttctcacttgtttctgtTCAAAGTGATGCATGGTTACTAGCAGTGGCTTATTTTTGGGGGGCTAGGTTTGATCAAGCTGACAG GGATCGTCTCTTCACTATGATTAATGATCTCCCTACATTATATGATATTGTTACTGAAAGTGCCTGGGCACAGGCAAAGGAGAAATCATCAGTTTCTAGTAATAGCAGCAACAAACCCCTGTCAACTGCAAATGCT AGAGGGTCTGAATCTGCCGAGTTCTCAATAAGCATGCAAACATTTTATGAAGAAAGGGTATCGGAAGTGGAAGATGATGACAAGGAGCATGGGGAAACATTATGTACTGCATGTGGACAATATGGTTCAGATGAGTTTTGGATATGTTGTGACATATGTGAAAGATGGTATCATTGCAAATGTGTGAAGATTACCCCTACCAAAGCTGTGCAAATCAAGCTATACAAATGCCCCTCTTTCGGCAACAGGAGAGGAAGGCCTTCACATTAA